The region caTAGTGACACTGCTCAGCGATGCGATGGTCAGAGTCGTAGAAAAGCAAAGAGCGGTCGCAAGGCCAGACGCCATTGAGGAAACACTAGATAAGACTACTGACCGAAGCGTAGAGGCACTACCTGCCGACACAGAACCTCTCATCACTCCTTCAGTGGACAACGAGACACTGGCCTCTGAGTCAGACACAGAGTCGTCCGGCAACACTCTGGTGTATATCAtcacctcctctgtctccctgctcatGGCCCCTCTACGCCCTGTAGTCTCCACCCTCATTGGGATCCCTGGACAGGTGATTACTGATGGAATGCAATACTGTGattgaattgaatttattttgGGTAACAGACATATTAAACAAAATGTACAAGGTGGACTcagaggatatcacttgaaaGTATTAATTAAAACGCTCGTTTCAAAGTGGTCCTCAAtggtaaaaacaataacacatgatggttccatatatttttatatttctgATCACAAAAATACGTTTCTGTTATAATATCTTGTAACAGAACatatctcctctcctcgtctAGGTGGCCTTTGTCCTACAGGAAGACCTGGGTGTCCTGTCTGCCTTGCCAGGCGACATCCTTTCTGTGTTCTACAACATGGCGTCTGACCTGGTGTCTGGGGTCGGCTCAGTCACAGGCCTGATACTTGGTGTGGGGGAGATGTGCTTCTCCACCCTGTACTGCATTACAGCCCCTCTGGTGGGCTCTCTGTTCACCAGCTGCCAGGACGGGGTCACAGGGGTGGGCACCCTGGCCTGGGACGGGGTGGGCATATTCAGGGGGATCGTGGACAGCGCCTGGTGGGTGTCCAGGGTGGTTGGGGACCAGGCGTGGGAGCAGGGTGGGGGGTATGTGGGGTCGGTGGTGTCTGAGATGGGAGGGCAGGTGAAGGCAGTGGGTGGGGGAATGGGGAAGCTGGCGTGGAGGTGTGGGAATGGGGTATGGAATGTGGTGAGGTTGGCAGGGGGGCTAGTAGTAGGGAGCACGGAAACGGTTGTGGGGAATGTGATGGAGGCCTTTGGGCAGGACCAGAACTGTGGATGGTTTGGGTCTACAGAGAATGTTCATCAATAACATTGCAGGTTTATTGAAAACCTTGAAAATGGTGTATCTTGTTCTTATAAAGTATGTAAATATGCACCAGATAGCGAGAGAGAATTGATGGGTACACCGCAATGCCAGTGCCTCTAGCTAAGCTGTCTAACATAAATGCATAGTTAGGCACACAACACATTTTCATATCTTTTTGCTCCCTAAAGTAGATGacttctacttctactacttcttaGTTGTAAAGAAGCAGGATCCCAAAAGACTAAAGCTCAGATGAATGGTATATGTGTCAGAAAGTGAAGCAGGGTAGCCCCATGGGTGTGCTGGCCATTTGATCAATTACAATATGGTATTATTTTGGGGAAATATGCTTTCACTGTGTGAGTTCATATGGTAATAGGTGTTAGAATTGATGTTACATTATGAACTATATGCTTGCTTGATTAAAAAAGAATAATTGATTGATCACACCCACTCAGACTAATGCAATTTATTCATTTGTCTATCAATATATTTTGCCTTGAAGCTGGATCGTTTTAATTTGCACATTCATAACACTGCAATAATTGGTCTGAGTGAGAGTCTGGACAAatgtcattgtcaatttggaaaaGGCATCCTTACAGACCGCCTTGGTGTGGCGGAAATGAATCTGACCAAAGGGTCCTTCGAACCAAACATGTGCGCCACATTGCGTCAGACGGCCGACTACTGTAATACGCTGCTTATCCGGAACTCATGAGTTGACGTCCCTTTCTTATTCATTCAAAGGTATTGGCAACTTTTGCAAGTGCCATTTAGTTTAAAATTATGTATTATATCAAAAGTTTGTGTACGTAATTAATGGTGTAAGGCAGGCGAATAACTACCACTTTTTCGGTAAAAAGCAGAGGGATGGGACTG is a window of Salmo trutta chromosome 37, fSalTru1.1, whole genome shotgun sequence DNA encoding:
- the LOC115176490 gene encoding uncharacterized protein LOC115176490, yielding MLLLRWCPAGVSVSTAGWAGWILLGLTLELSLPVTALSEPDPGFSLCRQSFYRQTPPLGLSVGGGPLLTPLCHRLPGGQSFATLYHPTCDTAVYSAFHLSQGWGVKGGKEEGTEKGEEDEWSHVMTPALLQGDVAGGKPQSHSDSPLHQWGSPATELIQSSVLPQCGSTGGQLYVLTGATGLRGGCEAGVQWSAVCCAGPEGHSGFSVGVVRETGGEERVVSVKELEHMIGVTDLFSEGCGEANGETEGDIVTLLSDAMVRVVEKQRAVARPDAIEETLDKTTDRSVEALPADTEPLITPSVDNETLASESDTESSGNTLVYIITSSVSLLMAPLRPVVSTLIGIPGQVAFVLQEDLGVLSALPGDILSVFYNMASDLVSGVGSVTGLILGVGEMCFSTLYCITAPLVGSLFTSCQDGVTGVGTLAWDGVGIFRGIVDSAWWVSRVVGDQAWEQGGGYVGSVVSEMGGQVKAVGGGMGKLAWRCGNGVWNVVRLAGGLVVGSTETVVGNVMEAFGQDQNCGWFGSTENVHQ